A DNA window from Brassica napus cultivar Da-Ae chromosome A4, Da-Ae, whole genome shotgun sequence contains the following coding sequences:
- the LOC106445953 gene encoding pentatricopeptide repeat-containing protein At5g39350, whose amino-acid sequence MSEVLRRAKHTLSVKQYQSLLNHYAATQSLSKTKALHCHVITNGRASDHIISTLSVTYALCGHIAYARKLFDVMPESSLLSYNIVIRMYVRGGLYQDAVNTFVKMVGEGTKCCPDGYTYPFVAKAAGELKSVPLGLVIHGRVLRSWFGTDKYVQNALLAMYMSFGRVEMARRVFDVMMNRDVISWNTMISGYYRNGYMRDALMTFDRMVDEGVGVDHATVVSMLPVCGHLKDLEMGRNVHKLVEEKRLGDKIEVKNALVNMYLKCGRMDEARFVFDRMERRDVITWTCMINGYTEDGDVKNALELCRLMQFDGVRPNDVTIASLVSACGDALELNDGKCLHGWAIRQRVHSSVIIETSLISMYAKCNRVDICFKVFSGASKSLTGPWSAIIASCVHNELMSDALNLFKGMRREDVEPNIATLNSLLPAYAALADLRQAMDIHCYLTKTGFTSSLDAATGLVHVYSKCGTLESAHKIFDGIQEKHKSKDIVLWGALISGYGMHGDGHNALQVFMEMVRSGVTPNEITFTSALNACSHSGLVEQGLTLFRFMLEHHKKIARPNHYTCMVDILGRAGRLEEAYNLITTIPFEPSSTIWGALLAACVTHENVQLGEIAANKLFELEPENTGNYVLLSNIYAALGRWKDMEKVRKMMEDVGLRKKPGHSTVEFRQRL is encoded by the coding sequence ATGAGTGAAGTTTTGCGCAGAGCCAAACACACACTTAGCGTCAAACAGTACCAATCTCTCTTGAACCACTATGCAGCCACTCAATCACTCTCCAAAACCAAGGCTTTACACTGCCACGTCATCACCAACGGTCGAGCCTCCGACCACATTATCTCGACTCTCTCCGTCACGTACGCTCTATGCGGCCACATCGCCTACGCACGCAAGCTGTTCGACGTAATGCCTGAAAGCTCTCTGCTTTCTTACAACATCGTCATCAGAATGTACGTGCGCGGCGGGCTGTACCAAGACGCTGTGAACACGTTCGTTAAGATGGTCGGCGAGGGAACTAAGTGCTGTCCCGATGGTTATACGTACCCTTTTGTTGCCAAAGCTGCTGGAGAGTTAAAGTCTGTGCCTTTAGGGTTGGTGATTCACGGGAGGGTCTTGAGAAGCTGGTTTGGTACGGATAAGTATGTGCAGAACGCGTTGCTTGCCATGTACATGAGCTTTGGGAGGGTTGAGATGGCGAGGAGAGTGTTTGATGTGATGATGAACAGAGATGTGATTTCTTGGAATACAATGATTAGTGGGTATTATAGGAATGGGTATATGAGGGATGCTTTGATGACATTTGATCGGATGGTAGATGAGGGTGTTGGTGTTGACCACGCTACTGTTGTTTCCATGTTGCCTGTTTGTGGTCACTTGAAGGATCTTGAAATGGGGAGGAATGTTCATAAACTGGTGGAAGAGAAGCGGTTAGGTGATAAGATAGAGGTGAAGAATGCGTTGGTGAACATGTATTTGAAATGTGGTCGCATGGACGAGGCGAGATTTGTGTTTGACAGGATGGAGCGCAGGGATGTGATCACATGGACTTGTATGATCAACGGATATACAGAAGATGGGGATGTGAAGAACGCTTTGGAGTTGTGCAGGTTGATGCAGTTTGATGGCGTGAGACCTAATGATGTGACTATAGCCTCTCTTGTTTCAGCTTGTGGTGATGCTTTAGAGCTGAATGATGGTAAATGTTTACATGGTTGGGCAATAAGGCAAAGGGTTCACTCCAGTGTCATCATAGAAACTTCTTTGATCAGCATGTATGCTAAATGCAACCGAGTAGACATTTGCTTCAAAGTCTTCTCTGGGGCTTCAAAAAGCCTGACAGGTCCCTGGAGTGCGATTATTGCCAGTTGTGTGCATAATGAACTTATGAGTGACGCGCTGAATCTCTTCAAAGGGATGCGGAGGGAAGATGTTGAACCGAACATTGCTACACTAAACAGTCTCCTTCCAGCGTATGCAGCTTTGGCAGATCTGCGCCAAGCAATGGACATTCATTGCTACCTTACCAAAACCGGGTTTACGTCGAGCCTTGATGCAGCTACAGGGCTGGTTCATGTTTACTCAAAGTGTGGAACTTTAGAATCCGCCCACAAGATATTTGATGGGATCCAGGAGAAACACAAGAGCAAAGATATAGTTCTATGGGGTGCATTGATCTCTGGTTACGGGATGCACGGAGATGGCCATAACGCGCTGCAGGTTTTCATGGAAATGGTTCGGTCTGGTGTGACGCCGAACGAAATCACATTTACTTCTGCCTTGAACGCTTGCAGCCATTCCGGTTTGGTCGAACAAGGCTTGACATTGTTCAGGTTTATGCTTGAGCATCATAAGAAGATAGCTCGACCAAACCATTACACTTGCATGGTTGATATTCTTGGTCGAGCAGGTCGGTTAGAAGAAGCTTACAATCTCATTACAACAATTCCATTTGAACCAAGCTCAACTATTTGGGGTGCATTGCTCGCTGCATGCGTCACACATGAGAATGTCCAGCTTGGAGAAATCGCAGCAAACAAGCTGTTTGAATTAGAACCAGAGAACACAGGAAACTACGTGTTGTTGTCGAACATCTATGCGGCTTTGGGACGATGGAAAGATATGGAGAAGGTGAGAAAAATGATGGAGGATGTTGGTTTGAGAAAAAAACCAGGTCATAGCACAGTCGAGTTCAGACAAAGATTATGA
- the LOC106445954 gene encoding EID1-like F-box protein 2, with protein sequence MIIAKQYRCVHSATCHCTKGHLSEEVLFLMVQHLNWNPNVIATLSCVCKWFDDLAKRLLWKEFCRARAPKMMCDLQSSGSHSVDGSWRALGKLLIYCSGSSKGGLFSDVQVPGHFVHRTRFSRTSGRSFLPPQCRNDDILYVSDPCEHLDQGGEDGDLGFFRGIFKSFSMSKVRKLLIRKGTSFHPTEVCPYCKAKLWSMLQARMIPQSASCRLGAYEDSIEYYVCLNGHMLGVCTLLPLSDSEGASEVQ encoded by the coding sequence ATGATAATAGCGAAGCAGTACCGCTGTGTTCACTCGGCGACTTGTCATTGCACGAAAGGACACCTTAGTGAAGAAGTACTGTTCCTTATGGTTCAGCATCTAAACTGGAACCCTAATGTAATCGCCACTCTGTCTTGTGTCTGTAAATGGTTTGACGATCTTGCTAAGAGACTGCTGTGGAAAGAGTTCTGCAGAGCCAGAGCGCCGAAGATGATGTGTGATCTCCAGTCTAGTGGCAGCCACAGTGTTGATGGTAGTTGGAGAGCACTTGGGAAGCTTTTGATTTACTGCTCAGGTTCCAGTAAAGGCGGACTCTTTAGCGATGTTCAAGTCCCTGGTCACTTTGTTCACAGGACCCGCTTCTCTAGAACTTCAGGAAGGAGCTTCCTTCCTCCTCAGTGTCGTAACGATGACATTCTGTATGTTTCTGATCCTTGTGAGCATTTGGATCAAGGAGGAGAAGATGGTGATTTGGGATTCTTCCGTGGGATTTTCAAATCGTTTTCAATGTCGAAGGTGAGGAAGTTGCTTATTAGGAAAGGGACATCGTTTCACCCCACAGAGGTTTGTCCTTATTGCAAAGCCAAGCTGTGGAGTATGCTTCAGGCGAGGATGATACCACAGAGTGCTAGCTGTAGATTGGGGGCTTATGAAGACAGCATTGAGTATTATGTTTGCCTCAATGGACATATGCTTGGAGTTTGTACTCTCTTGCCTTTGTCTGATTCCGAAGGAGCATCCGAGGTTCAGTGA
- the LOC106445955 gene encoding protein IWS1 homolog A isoform X2 gives MDEDSVSSFGTPEMLARTGKAIASKPKEKEIPRYLRASTGSCHDICKYGKKQVTVEKPWRSTNRKIFKKVNDDALVETLKPGSSKTKKATTKKVTPGDDGSSSSEMMIKREVVKHQVSGMKKPEVLIIPSGDETPVKKKVTSSSSKLKLSPDLGARSVDAMKPKVLKKSYSALATSKSKVNSEKVASSSVLKPKMGSKSEDAKMKKATASSRVVLKKVPVTPRASLSPRLSMRLAGTSSLKKSQSLKAASSSSSNQKLRRVKRTEESDKQVDGYPVEEKTLHVVEMETKSKAVSEHDQNQQCVAEPFPPLLQTHSTEKDDECPVSETEEYDYPSGSNEAESVVDEEIETSNGAERKPRVRKEGESAEEAARKLHFRRGKVVDADDVGESARKLKFRRGRDVGEDKAQDAQVRRSFKKREDVKEDEEEDEDGEKVVLRHQDVQEKDAQGLLNNVIEETASKLVEARKSKVKALVGAFETVISLQESKPLANSETCNSSPV, from the exons ATGGATGAAGACAGTGTGAGTAGCTTTGGAACGCCTGAAATGTTGGCAAGAACTGGGAAGGCAATAGCATCAAAGcctaaagagaaagagatcccTCGTTACCTCAGAGCATCCACCGGTTCTTGCCATGATATCTGCAAGTACGGCAAGAAGCAGGTAACCGTGGAGAAACCTTGGCGTTCCACCAATAGAAAGATCTTCAAGAAAGTGAATGATGATGCTTTGGTCGAAACTTTGAAGCCTGGCTCTTCTAAAACTAAGAAGGCTACGACAAAGAAGGTTACCCCTGGTGATGatggctcttcttcttctgagatGATGATCAAGAGAGAGGTTGTGAAGCATCAAgtgagtgggatgaagaagccAGAGGTGTTGATAATACCATCTGGTGATGAAACTCctgtgaagaagaaagtgacATCATCAAGTTCTAAGCTCAAACTTTCACCAGATTTGGGAGCTCGTAGTGTTGATGCTATGAAGCCGAAGGTCTTGAAGAAGTCTTATTCAGCACTAGCAACGTCCAAATCTAAAGTAAACAGCGAGAAAGTTGCTTCTTCATCGGTTCTGAAACCCAAAATGGGATCAAAAAGTGAAGATGCAAAAATGAAGAAGGCTACAGCTTCCTCCAGAGTTGTTTTAAAGAAGGTTCCAGTGACTCCAAGAGCTTCTCTTTCTCCAAGACTATCAATGAGACTAGCTGGAACTTCAAGTTTGAAGAAGAGTCAGAGCTTAAAGgctgcctcctcctcctcctctaatCAGAAACTAAGACGTGTGAAGCGCACTGAAGAGTCTGACAAGCAGGTAGATGGTTATCCAGTGGAGGAGAAAACATTACACGTTGTGGAAATGGAAACAAAGAGCAAAGCTGTGTCTGAACATGATCAGAATCAGCAGTGCGTTGCTGAACCTTTTCCTCCTCTTCTACAGACTCATTCAACTGAGAAAGACGATGAGTGTCCTGTTTCAGAGACAGAGGAGTATGATTACCCTTCAGGAAGCAACGAAGCTGAGAGCGTAGTAGACGAAGAGATCGAAACCTCCAACGGAGCGGAGAGGAAACCAAGAGTGAGAAAGGAAGGAGAGTCTGCAGAGGAAGCTGCTCGGAAACTACATTTCAGGAGAGGGAAAGTTGTGGATGCTGATGATGTGGGCGAGAGTGCAAGGAAGCTCAAGTTTAGGAGAGGAAGAGATGTTGGTGAAGACAAAGCGCAAGATGCACAGGTCAGAAGAAGCTTTAAGAAGAGGGAAGACGTCAAagaagatgaggaagaagatgaagatggtgaaaaaGTTGTGTTGAGGCATCAAGACGTTCAGGAGAAAGATGCACAGGGACTGCTCAACAATGTCATCGAAGAAACAGCGAGTAAACTTGTTGAAGCTAGAAAAAGCAAAGTCAAAGCTTTGGTTGGTGCTTTCGAAACTGTCATCTCTCTTCAAGAGTCTAAACCTCTTGCTAACTCTG AAACTTGTAATTCGAGCCCGGTTTGA
- the LOC106445955 gene encoding protein IWS1 homolog A isoform X1 has translation MDEDSVSSFGTPEMLARTGKAIASKPKEKEIPRYLRASTGSCHDICKYGKKQVTVEKPWRSTNRKIFKKVNDDALVETLKPGSSKTKKATTKKVTPGDDGSSSSEMMIKREVVKHQVSGMKKPEVLIIPSGDETPVKKKVTSSSSKLKLSPDLGARSVDAMKPKVLKKSYSALATSKSKVNSEKVASSSVLKPKMGSKSEDAKMKKATASSRVVLKKVPVTPRASLSPRLSMRLAGTSSLKKSQSLKAASSSSSNQKLRRVKRTEESDKQVDGYPVEEKTLHVVEMETKSKAVSEHDQNQQCVAEPFPPLLQTHSTEKDDECPVSETEEYDYPSGSNEAESVVDEEIETSNGAERKPRVRKEGESAEEAARKLHFRRGKVVDADDVGESARKLKFRRGRDVGEDKAQDAQVRRSFKKREDVKEDEEEDEDGEKVVLRHQDVQEKDAQGLLNNVIEETASKLVEARKSKVKALVGAFETVISLQESKPLANSGMCLEHEQS, from the coding sequence ATGGATGAAGACAGTGTGAGTAGCTTTGGAACGCCTGAAATGTTGGCAAGAACTGGGAAGGCAATAGCATCAAAGcctaaagagaaagagatcccTCGTTACCTCAGAGCATCCACCGGTTCTTGCCATGATATCTGCAAGTACGGCAAGAAGCAGGTAACCGTGGAGAAACCTTGGCGTTCCACCAATAGAAAGATCTTCAAGAAAGTGAATGATGATGCTTTGGTCGAAACTTTGAAGCCTGGCTCTTCTAAAACTAAGAAGGCTACGACAAAGAAGGTTACCCCTGGTGATGatggctcttcttcttctgagatGATGATCAAGAGAGAGGTTGTGAAGCATCAAgtgagtgggatgaagaagccAGAGGTGTTGATAATACCATCTGGTGATGAAACTCctgtgaagaagaaagtgacATCATCAAGTTCTAAGCTCAAACTTTCACCAGATTTGGGAGCTCGTAGTGTTGATGCTATGAAGCCGAAGGTCTTGAAGAAGTCTTATTCAGCACTAGCAACGTCCAAATCTAAAGTAAACAGCGAGAAAGTTGCTTCTTCATCGGTTCTGAAACCCAAAATGGGATCAAAAAGTGAAGATGCAAAAATGAAGAAGGCTACAGCTTCCTCCAGAGTTGTTTTAAAGAAGGTTCCAGTGACTCCAAGAGCTTCTCTTTCTCCAAGACTATCAATGAGACTAGCTGGAACTTCAAGTTTGAAGAAGAGTCAGAGCTTAAAGgctgcctcctcctcctcctctaatCAGAAACTAAGACGTGTGAAGCGCACTGAAGAGTCTGACAAGCAGGTAGATGGTTATCCAGTGGAGGAGAAAACATTACACGTTGTGGAAATGGAAACAAAGAGCAAAGCTGTGTCTGAACATGATCAGAATCAGCAGTGCGTTGCTGAACCTTTTCCTCCTCTTCTACAGACTCATTCAACTGAGAAAGACGATGAGTGTCCTGTTTCAGAGACAGAGGAGTATGATTACCCTTCAGGAAGCAACGAAGCTGAGAGCGTAGTAGACGAAGAGATCGAAACCTCCAACGGAGCGGAGAGGAAACCAAGAGTGAGAAAGGAAGGAGAGTCTGCAGAGGAAGCTGCTCGGAAACTACATTTCAGGAGAGGGAAAGTTGTGGATGCTGATGATGTGGGCGAGAGTGCAAGGAAGCTCAAGTTTAGGAGAGGAAGAGATGTTGGTGAAGACAAAGCGCAAGATGCACAGGTCAGAAGAAGCTTTAAGAAGAGGGAAGACGTCAAagaagatgaggaagaagatgaagatggtgaaaaaGTTGTGTTGAGGCATCAAGACGTTCAGGAGAAAGATGCACAGGGACTGCTCAACAATGTCATCGAAGAAACAGCGAGTAAACTTGTTGAAGCTAGAAAAAGCAAAGTCAAAGCTTTGGTTGGTGCTTTCGAAACTGTCATCTCTCTTCAAGAGTCTAAACCTCTTGCTAACTCTGGTATGTGCCTTGAGCATGAGCAAAGCTAA